A window of Haliscomenobacter hydrossis DSM 1100 contains these coding sequences:
- a CDS encoding glycoside hydrolase family 127 protein, giving the protein MKKTTPFLAFIICLLGLNPNVFSQSYVPDAREPKAKIKPVVPLQAYAFPLEDLRLLPGSAFYNAMEKDAAYLLKIESDRLLHRFYANAGLPTKAPVYGGWESEGLSGHTLGHYLSACALMYAGSKDEKYLERVNYLVQELARCQVARKTGYVGAIPKEDSIFAQVARGDIRSSGFDLNGGWSPWYTIHKVMAGLADAYLYTNNDQALQVLRGMSDWTASVVDKLNDPQRQKMLKCEYGGMNEILANVYAFTGEKKYLDLSYKFYDDFVMEPLSKKIDPLPGKHSNTNVPKAIGSARQYELTGNTRDQTIASFFWETMVHNHTYVIGGNSNYEYCGDAGKLNDRLSDNTCETCNTYNMLKLTRHLFCWQPSAELADYYERALYNHILASQHPETGMMTYFVPLRMGSKKEFSNEFHTFTCCVGSGMENHVKYTESIYYRGQDGNSLYLNLFIPSELNWKERGLTLRQETKFPQDGKVTLSFTCAKSQKLALNLRRPWWMKADWQIKVNGKAVQPVAGTNGYYVLNRRWKNGDKLELEMPMQLYTESMPDNPNRIAFLYGPLVLAGQLGDKMPDPVYGTPVLLSAERRAEQLVQTQDLPTLKFQIRPEVAKPLAPPLIPFYLSNKEYYSVYWDYFSPEQWAARQAEYEAEKKRQQMIEAQTLDFFRIGEMQPERDHKLEASERSYVSDALGVNGREARTGHYFAFEMKVRPVVNNRLLFTYIGDDKDRKFDIKVNGKVLLTETLQGGQVGRFYDREYVIPAEMLGSGETITIRVEANYGKTAGRVFGARVLKE; this is encoded by the coding sequence ATGAAAAAGACCACACCGTTTTTAGCCTTTATCATTTGTTTACTGGGACTCAACCCAAACGTGTTTAGCCAATCTTATGTACCCGACGCTCGTGAGCCCAAAGCAAAAATAAAACCAGTTGTCCCGCTTCAAGCCTATGCCTTCCCCCTGGAGGATCTGCGCTTGCTACCTGGTAGTGCTTTTTACAATGCGATGGAAAAAGACGCCGCTTATTTGTTAAAAATTGAATCCGATCGTTTGTTGCACCGCTTTTATGCCAATGCTGGATTGCCTACCAAAGCTCCCGTTTATGGGGGCTGGGAGAGCGAAGGGTTGTCCGGGCATACCCTGGGCCATTACCTCTCGGCTTGTGCCTTGATGTATGCGGGCAGCAAAGATGAAAAATACCTCGAACGGGTCAACTACCTCGTTCAGGAACTGGCGCGCTGCCAGGTGGCCCGCAAAACTGGGTACGTGGGAGCCATCCCCAAAGAAGACAGCATATTTGCCCAGGTCGCCCGTGGCGACATTCGTTCTTCTGGCTTTGACCTCAATGGCGGCTGGTCGCCCTGGTACACCATCCACAAAGTGATGGCTGGACTGGCGGATGCCTACCTTTACACCAACAACGATCAGGCCCTACAGGTACTCAGAGGCATGTCCGATTGGACGGCCTCAGTCGTAGACAAACTCAATGATCCCCAGCGCCAAAAAATGCTGAAATGTGAATACGGCGGCATGAACGAAATTTTGGCCAATGTGTATGCTTTCACTGGAGAAAAAAAATACCTCGATCTCTCCTACAAGTTCTACGATGATTTTGTGATGGAGCCGCTTTCCAAAAAAATTGATCCCCTGCCCGGCAAACACTCCAATACCAATGTACCCAAAGCCATTGGCAGCGCACGCCAATATGAACTGACGGGCAATACCCGCGACCAAACCATTGCTTCCTTTTTTTGGGAAACGATGGTCCACAACCATACCTACGTCATCGGCGGCAACAGCAACTACGAATACTGCGGCGACGCGGGTAAACTCAACGACCGCCTCAGCGACAATACCTGCGAAACCTGCAATACCTACAACATGCTCAAGCTGACCCGCCACCTGTTTTGCTGGCAGCCCAGCGCTGAATTGGCCGACTACTACGAGCGGGCTTTGTACAACCACATTTTGGCTTCGCAACACCCTGAAACGGGTATGATGACATATTTTGTACCGCTCAGGATGGGCAGTAAAAAGGAGTTCAGCAATGAGTTTCATACGTTTACCTGCTGCGTAGGCAGCGGTATGGAAAACCACGTCAAATACACCGAGAGCATTTATTACCGCGGGCAGGATGGGAACAGCCTTTACCTCAACCTGTTTATCCCTTCTGAATTGAACTGGAAAGAACGGGGGCTGACCTTGCGCCAGGAAACCAAATTCCCACAAGATGGCAAGGTGACCTTGAGTTTTACTTGTGCCAAATCCCAAAAATTGGCGCTGAACTTGCGCCGTCCCTGGTGGATGAAAGCCGATTGGCAAATCAAAGTAAATGGCAAAGCAGTGCAGCCCGTTGCTGGCACCAATGGTTATTACGTGCTCAATCGTCGCTGGAAAAACGGTGACAAGCTGGAACTGGAAATGCCCATGCAGCTGTACACGGAAAGTATGCCTGACAACCCCAATCGGATTGCCTTTTTGTATGGCCCGCTGGTATTGGCCGGGCAATTGGGCGATAAAATGCCTGACCCGGTTTATGGCACCCCGGTTTTGTTGAGTGCAGAACGGCGGGCGGAACAACTGGTGCAAACCCAAGACCTCCCCACGCTAAAATTTCAAATTCGCCCGGAGGTGGCCAAACCGCTCGCACCCCCACTCATCCCATTTTACCTCAGCAACAAGGAGTACTACAGCGTATATTGGGACTACTTCAGTCCGGAACAATGGGCTGCCCGTCAGGCCGAGTACGAAGCCGAAAAAAAGCGCCAACAAATGATCGAAGCCCAAACCCTGGATTTTTTCCGCATAGGTGAAATGCAACCCGAACGCGACCACAAACTGGAAGCCAGCGAACGCTCTTACGTCAGCGATGCTTTGGGGGTCAATGGCCGGGAGGCCCGCACGGGGCACTATTTTGCTTTTGAGATGAAAGTGCGTCCCGTGGTCAACAACCGCCTGCTCTTTACCTACATCGGCGACGACAAAGACCGCAAATTCGACATCAAAGTGAATGGAAAAGTGTTGCTCACCGAAACACTACAAGGTGGCCAGGTAGGGCGCTTTTACGACCGGGAATACGTCATTCCGGCGGAAATGCTCGGCAGTGGGGAAACCATTACCATCCGGGTAGAAGCGAACTATGGCAAAACTGCGGGCCGGGTGTTTGGGGCGCG